GGCAGCTGTTCACAGGCAAATTATTCGATCAAATAGAAGAGGGAGCTGTTAATGGATGGAGTTTTTGGTAGGGACAAGGTATGAGCTGAGGCGGTTTGATCAAAGATTCTGCCGGGCTGCCCAAGCCTTTATGAAGTTTTCAGATTATTTTTAAGGTCAACGAGCACTTTTGTTTAAGTATCTCGTAAACCCGATCATTACACCAAGTCATCTATATTGACATCCAGCACATTGGCAATGGCCCTGTAGGCATCAACCCGTCCTTCACGCTTTCCGGTCTCAATTTGCGCGATGTACGCCTGTGAAAGCCCTGCAGCATCAGCCAGAGTAGCCTGTGACATACCACGGTATTCACGCCAAACTTTCACCGCGTTTACATTGGCCAGCAACGAATCAACGATATTAGACGGCACCAGTTCATCCTCACCTGCCGCCAGTGTGGCTTCGGCCTTATCAAAAGCGGCTACATCGTCCAGCATTTCAGCCTTTTCGATTAATGCCTGGTAGTCGGCAATTGGCACCACCGCATACTCGGGCACGCCATTGTTCTCAATGATCTGTGCGCTCATTTGTAGATACCTCCAGGTGGGCCAACAGCCAACACAAGAACCGTTACCTGTTCGCCTTCAATTTTGTAAATACCACGGTACCCGCCAATCCGCAGCCGGTAGCCTTCGCGTCCTGCCAGTTTTTTGACTTCCCAATGGCCTCGGCTATTAGCTATTTCCTGAAATGCAGTACGGAACTGGTCAGCAACGTTTGCGGGTAGTTTCCGAAGTCCTTTAATTGCTTTTCTGCTGTACTGCACTTTTCCCATGCGTTCTAATATAGCAATATGCTATTATATTTCAAACAAAAAGTATTGCTTCTTGAGGGGGGTTGGGTCGGGCAGCGTGGCGAACTACAAACCTTCAGGCACGGAGGTAACTATTTTTCAGCATTTTCTGAGCATGGTATTTTTCATGGTATCAGTCAAACACGAAACCCTAACCTACTGAAAATAAAACATAAAAACCTCTTATTGATAATCGAGTGGGAATAATCATCGCAGCATGTGCGCTGAGTTATTCGCTGCGAGATCACCTCAGCAGCTTTTCGCAACGGGATAGCCTAACGAGTCGATTTTAGAGCAAAATTATGCTTAACGGCGTTGAATGCCGGTATTTCTCTTAGGATGGATTAAGCGAGTCTGCCTCTCGCTTGAGTATCTTAAAAAAAACAGCTGTCAGAGCCGATAAACAGCGCTAAACCAGACAAAAATAATTGCTTAGCAATTTGATTTGCTGAAATATAAAAAGGTGTGTCAGATTATATGGAATCTGATTGTTGCAACGCAGGGTAATTTTCTGAAATCACAGCCGACTCATTTCCCCGTGTCTCTGGTGCTATTGGCAACCGTTTGCCTGATGCTGACTGGTTGTACCTTTTTTCAACAACAAACCACATCAACGCAATCAGCAGTCACACTTGAACCGGGCCCGGATGCCAACCAAGAGACAAACACGCAGATCACGGAACCTGAACGTGATGCTTTTTCAGATCTAAAAGACGCGCAAACCGTGCGCGATTTGTTTGCGCAAGATTATATTGACCCGCTGACACAGTATCTGAAAACGCATGCTGATCAGACAAATCTGTCAGCCTCAATAAAACTTGTCAAAGCAGAACGAGACCGACGTTGTCAGGTTATTGCCAAAGAATATGATAACCGCCCTGTTACCGCTGAGTCGGTTGCCAGATACCAATCTGGTTATCAGTTTTCCTGCCCCGCTGAAGTATCTGCTTATGCAGCACGACTTGAACCAACAGACCAAGACAGCACGGTGGCGAACGAAAGTGAGTCGCTTTCTTCTGAAAACAATGCAACAACGAGTTCTACGCCTTCGGCCGAGCTTGAAAAGTGTTATCTGTTGACCAGCATCAAAAATTACAGCGCAGCAATAAAAACCTGTGAGCCGTTGGCTGCCGCAGGCGATACGGCGGCGCAATATCAAATGGCAAAAATACTGAACGCACTCTACCGGTATGATGAAGCTATTTCATGGGCCGAAAAAGCCGCGCCTGCCTCTGCGGATAGCAGCTTTCTGTTAGCGACTCTGTATGCGCGAGGACAAGGCACATCGCAAGATCTCAATAAAGCCAATTACTGGTATCAGAAAGCCGCCGAATCAGGTCATCCTGAGGCGATAAAGTTACTTGAAAAAAAAGCCACCACTGAGGTTATCCCCTGAAATTGGCACTCCCTTCACGATTGAAATCGGGTATGCCTGCCTTACTTAAGGATCATGCCAGACAAAGCTTGTTATGGCTGATCGTTTTGCTGGTATTGCTGATGTTTACTGGCATGTGGGTGTTGTCTTCCTTGAATCTGAATTTTTCGGAAAAAACGTTATCTGGTCTGCGTAGTGAGCAGATAAAAGATAATTTCCAAGCGGGACTCGCCAGAATTGAACATCGGCAAAATGCGCTGCAAAGCTACAACACGACACTAGCCCAAGTAGGAGAAAGCTTTTGGCGTTTAACACAAACCAGCAATGAGCCTATCGCCAAAACCCGGCTCCGGGATCAACTCGATCACACGGTGAAAGCACACCTGCAAGGATTTGAGGGCGCGTCTGGTGGTTACCTGTGGTTTAAATCCGATCTGGCAGCCTACTTTGGGGCCTTGGGTTATCACTTAGACAATGGTCATGTTGGTGCCCCGTTATCAGCCGATAAAGATTACCAGCAAGAAGGCTGGTTTCGACACCTTTCCGAACAGCTTGGTAACAGCCCACCCATTCCCGGTAAAGTCTATTGGACTCCCGCCTATTTTGATGTCGTTGAACAGCAGGCAAAACTGGCGCTGATTAGCCCCATGTTTGATATTGAAAATAATCTTATTGGCTATGCCACAACCGACTGGGCAGCCGATACTATTATCGAAATGGTCAGCCAGACACATGTCACCCATAGTGGTTTTGCATTTTTACTGGATCAAAATAATCGATCTTTATCCAGCCTCAACCTGAATGAAGATACCCTACTTGCCCAAGAGTTGATTGATGCCATTCTGGCGCTGGACTTACCCAATGATCCCACGCTTAGGGCGCAACCTGAACCAAACACTGATGAGGTTCACATTGCAAACAGGGACTGGTTACTCTGGTTTGACAGTACGCCTGCTGGCATGGTGTTTGGGGTCGGAGCGCCGCAAGATGAAATTGATGCCGTCCTGTTGCCAATGCGTGATACCAATCAGCATATTCTGATTGTTACTGGTCTCATACTGATGGGCATCAGCTTCTGGCTACTTCGGCGCATGCTGAAATTACTGGCAGCTCTGAACGCAGCCTACACTGATTCGTTAACCCATCTGCCAAACCGACCTAAGCTGCTGATTGATATAGCAAGCAGTGACCGAGTTGAGTTAGTCCTAATTAACATTGACCGTTTTAAAGAGATTAACTCACTTTTTGGCCAATCGTGTGGGGACAGTGTATTGATTGCCGTGGCGGATAAACTGCAACGTATTGCTCAACCCATGGAAATGCAGCTTTATCGATTGCCTGGAGATGAGTTTGCACTCATCTTTCCAATCTTGCCAGCGACCGAACGAGAGCAACTGGCCAGCAATCTACATGAACAGCTTCAAGGACTGACAGTAAATTGGCAGGGTCAACTGCTAACCCTGCATTTCACTTTTGGTATTGCCAGCCAGGATGATAAACGTCATACGCCTAATGATGATCGACTGCTTACCTATGCCAGTATTGCGCTGCGCGAAGCGCGAAGCGCATCGAGGAATTATGGGTTTTATGATCCGGCTGATTCCCAAGAGGCTGTTTATGAGCAGAATATGCGGTTATCCCGACAATTGCGTGATGCGCTGACCGCCGATCGCATCATTCCCTGGTTTCAACCGATCTATGATAATGTCACCGGACGAATAAACAAGTATGAATGTCTCATCCGCTTGGTAGATCAGACAGACAATATCGTTAGCCCAGGCCAGTTTCTGGAATTAGCGCATCAACTGCGCCTCTCCCGAGAACTGACCCGGCGCATGATAGAAAAATGTTTTGCTACCTTTCGGGATACCGATTTTACCTTTTCGATTAATCTTTCTTGTGCCGATGTTCAAGAGCCAGGATTAGTGGATTTTCTGACCGATACGCTGCGTGAGACAGGATTAGGCAAGCAAGTCATCTTTGAAATTCTCGAATCAGATGGCATTGCCAACTATCATGACGTCATCCAGTTTATTCATCGGGTTAAAGCCTTTGGTTGCCAGATTGCCATTGATGACTTTGGTACCGGATATTCCAACTTTGCCCACTTACAACGCCTGAATGTGGATATCATCAAAATTGACGGCAGCTTGATCCGTCATATTCACGAAGATCCAACAGCAAGACAGGTCACTGAGGGGATCGTGGAGTTTGCAAAACGACTCAATATGAAAACCGTCGCAGAATTTGTGCATTGCAAAGCCGTACAGGAAGAAGTGTTGGCGATGAACATTGACTTTTCTCAAGGCGCATTTTTCGGTATGCCTTCATCGCAGTTGACCGGTCGTTCCTGATTTTTCTGAATACACACCAAAACGGATTGTCAAAACGGCCGTAACCGTTATGATGTCACTTTGATATAACATGGTGACAAGAGGCATACATGGCGCAAAGATTTAATGCTCGGGGTTTTTGGCTACGTTTTTTATTTGCATTAATTTTGGTATTTGCAACATTTAACCCTAGTGGCTTTAGTTACTATCATTGGGCCAGTGATATTATTGCTGACAGTTCGGTTTTTCTCACACCGCCCTTTGCACTCATCACCATTATTCTTTTGATTGGCTGGACAATATACTTGCGCGCCACCTTGCGGTCGTTAGGTGGCTTTGGACTCCTATTATCATTTGCTTTTTTTGCCATCATTATTTGGTGGCTGGTTGATCTGGGGCTGCTCAGCATTGATAAGTTTTCCGGCCTGACCTATATCGTTTTGTTTTTGACAGCGGCGGTTCTGTCGGTGGGCATGTCTTGGTCACATATCCGGCGACGCTTGTCGGGGCAAGCCGACATGGATGATGTTGACGAATAACATCAACCGTCCAAACTTGTTACAAAAACGCTCAGAAAAACCCGTCACATGCGTCACTTTATACTGAACTGTTTCTTGTTGTCGGTCTTGGTGTTTGCCCTGCCCGCGCAAGCGGAATCGCTACGTATTGCCGTTGCTACCAATTTTTCACTCCCTCTGAAAGCGATTGCAGCACGCTTTGAGGCGAAACACCAACAACCTGTCATTGTGATAACGGGATCAACGGGTAAGCTTTATGCGCAAATTATGAATGGCGCGCCCGTGGATATTTTTTTTGCTGCAGATGCAAATCGACCGGCCAAATTAGAACAAGAAAATCGTATTATCGCTGGTAGCCGGCGTAGTTATGCAATTGGCAGTTTAGTACTGTGGACGTTATCTACTGATTTCCCGCTAAATAGTCAGACACTTCAGCAGGATGATTTTCGTTATTTAGCCATAGCGAACCCCCACTTGGCTCCCTATGGACTCGCTGCACAACAGTTTCTTACGCAACAAGGCTTATGGAAAACGCTGCAAAAACGAATCGTTCGTGGTGAAAATATTGGTCAGGCCTATCATTTTGTTAAAAGCGGTAATGCAGAGTATGGTTTAATCGCCTTGTCACAACTGCTACAGCCAGGTGCCCCTGATCAAGGCCACTATTGGCTGATTCCAGCAGAAAGTCATGAACCTATCGTGCAGCAAGTGGTTAAACTCAACGATTCGCCATTAATCAGGCAGTTTATGCAGTTTTTTTATCAACCTGAGAGTCAGGCCTTGATTCAACGTTATGGTTATCAAACCCCCGATGCTGACGAGTGATTTGATTGCATTATGGGTGACCTTCAAGTTGGCTGCCGTCACAACTGTATTGCTGCTGATAATCAGTACGCCGCTGGCATGGTGGCTGGCTCGCAGTCAGTGGCGCTATAAGTTCGTCATTGAGGCCATTATTGCGTTACCTCTGATTCTGCCGCCTACTGTACTGGGCTTTTATTTATTGATTATGTTGGGCCCAAACGGCCCCATAGGTGGATTAACAACGACACTGGGGGGAACGCCCCTCGCTTTTACCTTTACTGGGCTGGTTATTGGTTCTGTGTTTTATTCATTGCCGTTTGTGGTTCAGCCTTTACAAAATGTATTTAATGGCATTGGTACAAACGTCCTAGATCAAGCTGCCACTTTACGCGCCGGGCCAGTTGATCGATTCTTCAGCGTCATTTTTCCACTCACCAAACCAGGGTTTCTGACCGCGACAGTACTGGGTTTTGCCCATACTATCGGCGAATTTGGAGTTGTGTTGATGATTGGTGGCAATATTCCAGGCAGCACGCAAGTGGTGTCTATCGCCATCTATGATCATGTGGAATCACTAAATTACACTTCAGCGCATACCTTATCCGCACTATTGCTGATCCTGTCTTTGATTATGTTACTGACGGTTTATGGCCTTAATCGGCGTTTCAGTGTGTTGCGAACATGAGTTTACAGACAACCCTCAACATTCCGCGCGAAGATTTCACCGTGGATCTTGATTTAACCGTTGCAACGGGCAAAGTTAGCGCTATTTTTGGCCCATCTGGCAGTGGCAAAACCACTATTTTAAGGAGCATTGCCGGTCTCGAAAAAAATGTCACCGGCCGGATACAAGTCCATAATGAAATCTGGCTCAGTGATACGGTTTGCCTGCCCGCACATCAGCGCCGTATCGGCTTTGTTTTTCAGGATGCCGGTTTACTTCCCCACCTGACTGTAGAAGAAAACATTCGGTTTGGTCTGAAGCGACTACCTGTCTCACAACGCCGATCTTCTTTTGACGATACTATTGCACTACTCAGACTCTCCTCAATGCTGTCGCGGCGTATACAGACGCTTTCTGGTGGCGAACGCCAACGTGTCGCCTTGGCAAGAGCCATTATGACATCACCGTCAGTGCTATTATTGGATGAGCCGCTTGCCGCAGTGGATGAAGCCCATAAGGCTGAAATTCTGAGTTATATTGAAATGTTTCAGCGTCAACTGAAAATAACCATGCTTTACGTCAGTCATGATTTAGCTGAGGTCGCCCGCCTGAGCGATAACATTATGCTGATAGATCATGGACGGTCTATCGCTTATGGCTCAAGTCAGACGATTCTCACCTCATTGGACTCGCCCTTGGCCAGAGCAGATAATGCCGCTGCCATTATTAATACCCTTGTTATCAGTCATGATTCGCAATATGGGTTATCGCGTCTGCAATTTGGTGATGACGATTTTTTTATCACAAAGCTGTTAGCCATTGGCACCGCAGTTCGCTTGCGAATCAATGCAACGGATGTAAGCATCAGCCTTACCCGCCCTATCAACAGCAGTATTTTAAATAGCTTTTCGGTGCGGATTACTGATATCCGGCCCGTTTCTGATGCGCAGGTTTTACTGCGCCTTCAGATCGGGACAACGTATCTTCTCAGTCGCATCACAAAAAAATCCGCCGATCAGCTTAATTGCCAGATTGGACAATCCGTTTATGCGCAGGTAAAAGCCGTTTCCATCATTCAATAATCATGCTGACATTGTCAGCTAGCATGTTTGACTTGATATAACCGCAATGGCGAACTGCCTAGTCTCGACCAAGCGTCATCCAATGTCATCACTGCCAAACTGGCAGGCTGCAAAAGACTCTCCAGCATCGTTCCCCCTGTCAGTAGTCGTAATGACTCACTCAGCCCCGGATTATGACCAACGAGTATCACAGTCTGAACCGTATCCGGTAACTGCCGAAGACTCCCGATCAAACTGGTCGGTTCAGCTAAATAGAGAGAAATTGGACTCACTGAGGCACGAGGGTGACATCGTAAACGATGACTGACAATATCAGCAGTTTGCTGGGTTCGCAGTGCCGGTGAAACTAACCAGTAGTCGGGCTTACCGACATGACTTCCTAACCAGTCAGCGATTTGTCGACATTGATCTTCCCCCATACGGGTCAAAGGACGGTCAATATCAGCATAGTGGCTATTGTTGCTAGCTTTGCCATGCCGCATCAACAACAAGGTTTTTCGAGAACTTGGCGTTGCCATAAAGAAAATCAGCAGAGCAAGATCTGCTCTGCTGATGATTTAGCCTAAATTTTACACATCGTAGGTTGAGGCAGACACATCTCCGCCACGTCCTGTCCAGTTGGTGTGGAAAAATTCGCCACGTGGCTTGTCCAGACGCTCATAAGTGTGCGCCCCAAAATAATCACGCTGTGCTTGCAACAGGTTTGCCGGTAAGCGAGCACTACGATAACCATCATAAAAAGACAAGGCACTCGAGAAGCTGGGTACCGGTACCCCAAGGCTAATCGCGGTACCAACCGCTTTACGCCAACCTGGTAAGGCTTCCGTAATTGCGTTGATAAAGAAATCATCCATCAACAGATTTTGCAAAGAGGGATCGCGATCAAACGCATCCCGAATATTACTGAGGAAACGGCTGCGAATAATACAACCACCACGCCACATCAACGCGATGCCACCATAATTCAGCTCCCACCCATAGGTTGCAGCAGCTTCACGCATTAACATGTAGCCTTGGGCATAAGAAATAATTTTCGAGGCATATAAGGCATCTCGAATGGCATCCACCATTTCTTGGGTATCACCTTCAAACTTGGCTGCCAAAGCAGGAAGTTTTTCCGAGGCGGCGACACGCTCTTCTTTCTGTGCAGACAAGCACCGTGCAAAAACGGCCTCACCAATCAAGGTCAGTGGAATACCCAGATCCAAGGCATTCATACCCGTCCATTTGCCCGTCCCTTTCTGACCGGCAGTGTCTAAAATGTGGTCAATCAGCAAACTGCCATCCGGCTCTTTAACCGTCAGGATATCCCGGGTAATTTCGATAAGATAAGAGTCCAAGACACCGGTATTCCACTCTGCAAAGACCTGTTGAATCTCATCACCTGACATGCCGAGACCTTCGCGCATCATCTGGTAGGCTTCGCAAATTAATTGCATATCGCCATATTCAATACCGTTATGTACCATTTTGACATAATGACCAGCACCGTCATTACCAACCCAATCACAACAAGGTTCACCGTCAACCTGTGCAGCAATAGACTGGAAAATCGGTTTAATTGCGGGCCAGGCCGCATTATTGCCACCCGGCATCAAGGAAGGCCCAAACCGAGCACCTTCTTCACCGCCTGAAACACCACTACCAATGAATAAAATGCCTTTTTTGTGTAGCTCATGGGTGCGCCGATCACTGTCATTGAATAACGAATTACCGCCATCAATAATAATATCGCCTTTGTCGAGGTAAGGAACGAGTTGCTCAATAAACTGATCCACAACAGGACCAGCCTTCACCATCAACATCACCCGGCGTGGCGCTTTCAGCGTTTCCACGAAACTTTTCAGGTCATGACAACCGATAATATTGGTGTCTTTGGCCGGT
The genomic region above belongs to Methylophaga frappieri and contains:
- the modC gene encoding molybdenum ABC transporter ATP-binding protein; the encoded protein is MSLQTTLNIPREDFTVDLDLTVATGKVSAIFGPSGSGKTTILRSIAGLEKNVTGRIQVHNEIWLSDTVCLPAHQRRIGFVFQDAGLLPHLTVEENIRFGLKRLPVSQRRSSFDDTIALLRLSSMLSRRIQTLSGGERQRVALARAIMTSPSVLLLDEPLAAVDEAHKAEILSYIEMFQRQLKITMLYVSHDLAEVARLSDNIMLIDHGRSIAYGSSQTILTSLDSPLARADNAAAIINTLVISHDSQYGLSRLQFGDDDFFITKLLAIGTAVRLRINATDVSISLTRPINSSILNSFSVRITDIRPVSDAQVLLRLQIGTTYLLSRITKKSADQLNCQIGQSVYAQVKAVSIIQ
- the modA gene encoding molybdate ABC transporter substrate-binding protein, which gives rise to MRHFILNCFLLSVLVFALPAQAESLRIAVATNFSLPLKAIAARFEAKHQQPVIVITGSTGKLYAQIMNGAPVDIFFAADANRPAKLEQENRIIAGSRRSYAIGSLVLWTLSTDFPLNSQTLQQDDFRYLAIANPHLAPYGLAAQQFLTQQGLWKTLQKRIVRGENIGQAYHFVKSGNAEYGLIALSQLLQPGAPDQGHYWLIPAESHEPIVQQVVKLNDSPLIRQFMQFFYQPESQALIQRYGYQTPDADE
- a CDS encoding type II toxin-antitoxin system RelE family toxin encodes the protein MQYSRKAIKGLRKLPANVADQFRTAFQEIANSRGHWEVKKLAGREGYRLRIGGYRGIYKIEGEQVTVLVLAVGPPGGIYK
- a CDS encoding helix-turn-helix transcriptional regulator produces the protein MSAQIIENNGVPEYAVVPIADYQALIEKAEMLDDVAAFDKAEATLAAGEDELVPSNIVDSLLANVNAVKVWREYRGMSQATLADAAGLSQAYIAQIETGKREGRVDAYRAIANVLDVNIDDLV
- a CDS encoding DUF6524 family protein; the protein is MAQRFNARGFWLRFLFALILVFATFNPSGFSYYHWASDIIADSSVFLTPPFALITIILLIGWTIYLRATLRSLGGFGLLLSFAFFAIIIWWLVDLGLLSIDKFSGLTYIVLFLTAAVLSVGMSWSHIRRRLSGQADMDDVDE
- a CDS encoding SixA phosphatase family protein, with the translated sequence MATPSSRKTLLLMRHGKASNNSHYADIDRPLTRMGEDQCRQIADWLGSHVGKPDYWLVSPALRTQQTADIVSHRLRCHPRASVSPISLYLAEPTSLIGSLRQLPDTVQTVILVGHNPGLSESLRLLTGGTMLESLLQPASLAVMTLDDAWSRLGSSPLRLYQVKHAS
- the gnd gene encoding decarboxylating NADP(+)-dependent phosphogluconate dehydrogenase, which codes for MTVMEKKADIGLVGLAVMGQNLVLNMNDKGFTVAVYNRTTSKVDEFINGPAKDTNIIGCHDLKSFVETLKAPRRVMLMVKAGPVVDQFIEQLVPYLDKGDIIIDGGNSLFNDSDRRTHELHKKGILFIGSGVSGGEEGARFGPSLMPGGNNAAWPAIKPIFQSIAAQVDGEPCCDWVGNDGAGHYVKMVHNGIEYGDMQLICEAYQMMREGLGMSGDEIQQVFAEWNTGVLDSYLIEITRDILTVKEPDGSLLIDHILDTAGQKGTGKWTGMNALDLGIPLTLIGEAVFARCLSAQKEERVAASEKLPALAAKFEGDTQEMVDAIRDALYASKIISYAQGYMLMREAAATYGWELNYGGIALMWRGGCIIRSRFLSNIRDAFDRDPSLQNLLMDDFFINAITEALPGWRKAVGTAISLGVPVPSFSSALSFYDGYRSARLPANLLQAQRDYFGAHTYERLDKPRGEFFHTNWTGRGGDVSASTYDV
- the modB gene encoding molybdate ABC transporter permease subunit → MVIKPPMLTSDLIALWVTFKLAAVTTVLLLIISTPLAWWLARSQWRYKFVIEAIIALPLILPPTVLGFYLLIMLGPNGPIGGLTTTLGGTPLAFTFTGLVIGSVFYSLPFVVQPLQNVFNGIGTNVLDQAATLRAGPVDRFFSVIFPLTKPGFLTATVLGFAHTIGEFGVVLMIGGNIPGSTQVVSIAIYDHVESLNYTSAHTLSALLLILSLIMLLTVYGLNRRFSVLRT
- a CDS encoding EAL domain-containing protein; the protein is MPALLKDHARQSLLWLIVLLVLLMFTGMWVLSSLNLNFSEKTLSGLRSEQIKDNFQAGLARIEHRQNALQSYNTTLAQVGESFWRLTQTSNEPIAKTRLRDQLDHTVKAHLQGFEGASGGYLWFKSDLAAYFGALGYHLDNGHVGAPLSADKDYQQEGWFRHLSEQLGNSPPIPGKVYWTPAYFDVVEQQAKLALISPMFDIENNLIGYATTDWAADTIIEMVSQTHVTHSGFAFLLDQNNRSLSSLNLNEDTLLAQELIDAILALDLPNDPTLRAQPEPNTDEVHIANRDWLLWFDSTPAGMVFGVGAPQDEIDAVLLPMRDTNQHILIVTGLILMGISFWLLRRMLKLLAALNAAYTDSLTHLPNRPKLLIDIASSDRVELVLINIDRFKEINSLFGQSCGDSVLIAVADKLQRIAQPMEMQLYRLPGDEFALIFPILPATEREQLASNLHEQLQGLTVNWQGQLLTLHFTFGIASQDDKRHTPNDDRLLTYASIALREARSASRNYGFYDPADSQEAVYEQNMRLSRQLRDALTADRIIPWFQPIYDNVTGRINKYECLIRLVDQTDNIVSPGQFLELAHQLRLSRELTRRMIEKCFATFRDTDFTFSINLSCADVQEPGLVDFLTDTLRETGLGKQVIFEILESDGIANYHDVIQFIHRVKAFGCQIAIDDFGTGYSNFAHLQRLNVDIIKIDGSLIRHIHEDPTARQVTEGIVEFAKRLNMKTVAEFVHCKAVQEEVLAMNIDFSQGAFFGMPSSQLTGRS
- a CDS encoding tetratricopeptide repeat protein: MLKYKKVCQIIWNLIVATQGNFLKSQPTHFPVSLVLLATVCLMLTGCTFFQQQTTSTQSAVTLEPGPDANQETNTQITEPERDAFSDLKDAQTVRDLFAQDYIDPLTQYLKTHADQTNLSASIKLVKAERDRRCQVIAKEYDNRPVTAESVARYQSGYQFSCPAEVSAYAARLEPTDQDSTVANESESLSSENNATTSSTPSAELEKCYLLTSIKNYSAAIKTCEPLAAAGDTAAQYQMAKILNALYRYDEAISWAEKAAPASADSSFLLATLYARGQGTSQDLNKANYWYQKAAESGHPEAIKLLEKKATTEVIP